A segment of the Brevibacterium zhoupengii genome:
ATCTTAGAGAAAAACAATCAATTGATCCGTGCAAACCAGAGTTAAGTGCGACCTCCTCGGCGATCATGGAAATGAAACGACGCGGGTGCCGATACTCCCACGGTGGGGGAGTATCGGCACCCGCGTTGAAGGCGGTCTCGCCGAGCTAAGGATCAGGCGTTGGCGGCGACCCGTTCCTTCTCGCCGGGCTCGTCACCGGCGGTGGCTGCCGGAGTTCCGTGAGCATCGGGCTCGAGCGAGAGCTCGTCGAACGGGCTGGAGCCGTTCAGTGCTGCACGTGCCTGGTCGATGTCGATCTCGTGGGTCCACTTGCCGATGAGCAGGGTGGCCACGGCGTTGCCGGTGAAGTTCGTCAGGGCACGGCACTCGGACATGAACTTGTCGATGCCGACGATGACGCCCATGCCGTCGAGGAGTTCGGGGCGGTGTGACTGCAGGCCCGCGGCCAGCGTTGCCAGTCCCGCACCGGAGACTCCGGCGGCACCCTTCGAAGCGATGATCATGAACACCAACAGCGAGATCTGCTCAGGAATGCTCATCGGCATGCCCATGGCGCTGGAGACGAACAGCGAGGCCATCGTCAGGTAGATGGCGGTGCCGTCGAGGTTGAACGAGTACCCGGTGGGCACGGTGATACCGACGACGGGCTTCGAGACACCAGCGTGCTCCATCTTCGCGATCAGACGCGGCAGAGCCGACTCCGACGAAGAAGTGGAGAAGATGAGCAGGAACTCCCTCGCCAGGTACTTCAACAGCAGGAAGATGTTGAGGCCGGTGACGACCTTGAGGATGGAGCCCAGGACGATGACGATGAACAGTGCACAGGTGAGGTAGAAGGCTCCCATGAGGGTCGCCATCGCACCGATCGCGGCCCAACCGGTCTTGCCGACGACTGCGGCGATGGCGCCGAAGGCGCCGACGGGGGCGGCCCACATGATCATCATCATGAGTTTGAAGACGACGGCCTGGATGTGGCCGATTCCATTGAGGACGGGTTCGCCGGCCTTGCCCATGGACTGCAGGGCGAATCCGACGAGGAGGGCCAGCACCAGGGTCGGCAGGACTGCGATGTCGCCGGGGATGAGGCTCATGAGGAAGTCGACGGTGCCGTTGGATTCTCCACCAGCAGCCGCCTCGTAGGGCTCGAGCTTCAGGCCCTCACCGGGGTGGATGAGGTTGCCGACGACGAGGCCGATGACCAGGGCGAAGGTGGCCATGATGAGGAAGTAGATCAAGGCGATGCCGCCGACCTTGCCGACGGTGGCCGCCTTGGCCACGGAGCCGACGCCGAGGACGATGGTGCAGAAGATGATCGGGGCGATGATCATCTTGATGAGTGCGATGAAGGCCTTGCCCAGCGGTTCGAGCGCCTTACCGGCCTCGGGGGCGATGAGACCGATGGCGGCACCGGCGAACACGGCGATGATGACCATGATGTAGAGCCAGTGCGTACGGTCCTTCTTGCGCTGCGGTGGGGTGGGACCCGCCTCGGCGACGGTATTGTCTGATGGCAACGTTGCCATGTCTCCTCCTTGAGTGGTGGTGCTCGCGGAATCGGGCCGCGAAGAATTTCCCCATGAGCATTCCAGAGGCTGTGACGGTTGTCTCGGTTGCGTTCATAGTGTTCATGGCCGCGATCACATCCTCGACTATTGTAGGGCTGTACGACTTGACGAATTGAAGGGATTGCTCATGAGAATCGATACAGCACTTCTGCGCGCCGTTCCCGGTGCGTTCATCCTCAACTCCGGCATCGGCAAGCTCGGCCTCGATGAGGAATCCGCCGCCGGCCTGCAGCAGATGGCCATCAATGGTGTCCCGATGGTCGAAGAGATGACGCCGGCCCAGTTCGGGAAGTTCCTGTCCTATGGTGAGATCGCCGTCGGTGCCGCTCTGCTGCTGCCCTTCGTGCCCACTCGCATCGCCGGAGCCGCACTGACGACGTTCTCCGCCGGGCTCGTCGCGAACTACTTCGCGATTGACTCCATGACCCAAGACGACGGCATCCGCCCCTCCGAGTCCGGCACCGCCGTGGCCAAAGACACCTGGCTGGCCGCGATCGGACTGGCTCTGATGTTCACCATCGGAGGCAAGAAAAAGAAGAAGCTCAAGAAGTAATCGTCTGCGGCGTCATTCGAGACATCGACCAAGGGGCAGTTGGGCAGTGAAGGCATCCGGGACGCACGGTCGTGCCCGGCACCGGCGACGCAGCGGCACGTTGGCGCGCAGGCTCTTCTTCGTGCAGTTGGCGCTCATCGCCGTCGTCTGCGTCGCGCTGTCCATCACCAGCTACGTCTCGACGCTGGGCTCTGCCCGGCAGGCGACCTCGGAGCGGGTGCTCTCCATCGCCGAGACCCTGGCCCATGACCCCTTCGTCATCGAATCTGTCGAGGACTCGGGAGATTCTTCCGCCTCGGCGAAGCTCCAGCCCTATGCGCTGACCGTCATCGACACCGCCGAGGTCGACTTCGTGACGATCATGGACCGCGACCGCACCCGCTACACCCACCCGGATCCTGAGCAGCTGGGCAAGGCCTATATCGGCAGCATCGACCAGGCCCTGACCGGTGAGAGCCAGGTCGAGGAGTACGAGGGCACGCTGGGGGAGTCGGTGCGCGCGATCGTGCCCGTCACCGACTCATCCGGCGAGGTCACAGCCATGGTCGCCGTCGGAGTGACGCTGAAGACGCTGTCGGTGGCTCGGGCTGCCGCACTGCCGCAGATCATCATCGTCGGCCTCGCCGCGATCGGACTCGGCGGGCTGGGCTCTTGGATACTCAGCCGCTACCTGCGCCGAGTCACGCTCGGCTACGGGCCCGAGCAGCTGAAGTCCCTGTTCGCGTTCTACGACTCCGCGCTGCATTCGCTGCGGGAGGGCCTCATCCTCGTCGACGATGACGGGCGCCTGGTCCTCTACAACGATGAGGCCGCAGAGCTGCTGGGTCTGCCCGAGCCCGATGACCGCACCCCCATTCCCCTCGCCGAGGTGGCCCTGCCCTCGTCCGTGCAGGTCCTGCTTTCGTCCGGTCGGGATGCCGTTGATGAGATCCACCTGACCCGTGACCGGGTGCTCGTGGTCAACCAGAAGCAGGCGAGCCAGCCGGATCGTGGTGGGCTCAGTTCGAGTTCCGGGGGAACGTCTGATTCCGGGGGAACGGTCGCGACCCTGCGCGATCGCACGGATATTCAGGAACTCACCGGTGAGCTCGAGACGATGCGGACCTTGTCTGAGGCTCTGCGAGCCCAGACCCATGAGCACTCGAACCGTCTGCACACCGTGGCGACCCTGATCGAGCTGGGGCGCTCGCGGGAGGCTCTGGACTTCGCCGTTCGTGACCAGCAGGAATCACAGCGGCTGACCGATTCCTTCGTCGACTCCCTCGACGAACCCTTCATCACCGCACTCATGATCGGCAAGGCCGCCCAAGCCCACGAGCGCGGCATCGAACTCACCGTCACCGCCTCCGGTGAATTGCCGCCGAGCAGCCTCGACGCCCGTGACCTCGTCACTGTGGCCGGTAACCTCCTCGACAATGCCTTCGACGCTGCCGCGGACTCTGAGGAACGCCACGTGTGGGCGGACTTCGTCGCCGCCGATGGGGAGCTCATCATCACGGTCGCAGACTCCGGACCGGGGATCGATACTGAGGCGATCGACGCGATCTTCCACCTCGGCGTCTCTGCGAAGGCCGCTCCGGCTGGATCCGGTGGGCGCGGCTTTGGTCTGGTGCTTGTGCGCCAGGCCGTGACGAGGCTCGGGGGAGATCTCGAAGTCGATTCCGACGGGGGAGCGATCTTCACGGTTACACTCCCATTGACGGGAGGAGGCAACGATGGCGAAGAATGACGACCTGCGGGTGCTCATCGTCGAAGACGACCCGATGACTGCCGAAGCCCATGCCGACTTCGTGCGCCGAGTTCCCGGATTCGTCGTCGCCGGCACCTGCCTGTCCGGCCACGATGCGCTGGAGAAGTTCGAGGCGTTCGGGGCTGCTGGGGAGCCGGTCGACATCGTGCTGCTGGATATGAACCTCACCGATTCGCACGGGCTCGACGTGGCCCAACGAATGAACGCCAAGGGCTATGGTGCCGACATCATCGCGATCACCGCGGTGCGCCACCTGCAGGTCATTCGGTCCGCGATCTCGAGCGGGGTGACGCAGTATCTGATCAAGCCGTTCACCTTCACGATCTTCCGCGAGAAGCTGGAGAACCAGCGGGACTTCCGCCTCAACCTCGACGGTGCCGGTGCTGGCTCCTTGGCCACGCAGGCCTCGGTCGACAATGCACTCAGCGCCTTGCGGTCCGTGTCCTCGGGCCGGTTGCCCAAGGGGTTGATTGAGGAGACGCTGACGGCGATCTCTGAAGTTGTCCGCGACGCCTCGTCGCCGGTGTCGGCGACCGAGGTGGCCACGACTTTGGACCTCTCGCGGGTCACGGTGCGCCGGTATCTGGAGCATCTGGTGAAGACGAAGCAGGCGGTCAAGCAACCACGCCACGGAACGCCGGGGCGCCCGGAATATGAGTATCGGTGGGTTTGATGGGTAGGCTGCGCCCAAGGATGTCAAAACCGTACCGAAACTGGTACGCTTTTGGCACAAGGAGAGAGGTGAAGTCATGGGCTACCGACACGATCTGTGGGAGATCGCTGCAGAACAGCACGGTGTCGTCACGATCGCCGAAGCCGAGGATGCAGGAGTGCCCGCTGTAGAGGTGCGCAAGCTTTCCCAGCGCGGCGCACTGCAGGCGTACGGCAAGGGTGTGTACACCCACCGTAGTGTGCCCACGACAGACCTGACCGAGCCAGCGGCGGCGGTGGCACTGGCCGGTGAAGGGGCGTTCCTGGAGCGGGAAACTGTGCTCGATCTGCTGGGCCTGGGGCAGTTCAATCCGCACCGTATACGGGTGGCGACTCGTCGTCGAGTGCGCAGGACCCTTCCCGAATGGGTCGACCTCGAAACGCGGATGGATGTCCCCGACGAGGATCTGACGCATTACGAAGGCATCCCCGCGACCACTGTTCGGCGGGCTCTCGTCGACGTGCATGACAGGATCCCGCTGGAGCGGTGGAAAACGCTGGTCGAACAGGCATTTCAGCGTGAGCTGATCGATAACCTCGACGTCACGACGTCTTTGAGTACATCTTCACGATCTCGCGTTTGAGGATCTTGCCGCTCGGGCCTTTGGGTAGTTCCTCGACGAACTCGATGATCCGCGGGATCTTGTAGGCAGCCAGATTCTCTCGGGCGAACCTCTCCACCTCGGTGGCATCGAGGTGA
Coding sequences within it:
- a CDS encoding cation:dicarboxylate symporter family transporter; translated protein: MATLPSDNTVAEAGPTPPQRKKDRTHWLYIMVIIAVFAGAAIGLIAPEAGKALEPLGKAFIALIKMIIAPIIFCTIVLGVGSVAKAATVGKVGGIALIYFLIMATFALVIGLVVGNLIHPGEGLKLEPYEAAAGGESNGTVDFLMSLIPGDIAVLPTLVLALLVGFALQSMGKAGEPVLNGIGHIQAVVFKLMMMIMWAAPVGAFGAIAAVVGKTGWAAIGAMATLMGAFYLTCALFIVIVLGSILKVVTGLNIFLLLKYLAREFLLIFSTSSSESALPRLIAKMEHAGVSKPVVGITVPTGYSFNLDGTAIYLTMASLFVSSAMGMPMSIPEQISLLVFMIIASKGAAGVSGAGLATLAAGLQSHRPELLDGMGVIVGIDKFMSECRALTNFTGNAVATLLIGKWTHEIDIDQARAALNGSSPFDELSLEPDAHGTPAATAGDEPGEKERVAANA
- a CDS encoding ATP-binding protein codes for the protein MKASGTHGRARHRRRSGTLARRLFFVQLALIAVVCVALSITSYVSTLGSARQATSERVLSIAETLAHDPFVIESVEDSGDSSASAKLQPYALTVIDTAEVDFVTIMDRDRTRYTHPDPEQLGKAYIGSIDQALTGESQVEEYEGTLGESVRAIVPVTDSSGEVTAMVAVGVTLKTLSVARAAALPQIIIVGLAAIGLGGLGSWILSRYLRRVTLGYGPEQLKSLFAFYDSALHSLREGLILVDDDGRLVLYNDEAAELLGLPEPDDRTPIPLAEVALPSSVQVLLSSGRDAVDEIHLTRDRVLVVNQKQASQPDRGGLSSSSGGTSDSGGTVATLRDRTDIQELTGELETMRTLSEALRAQTHEHSNRLHTVATLIELGRSREALDFAVRDQQESQRLTDSFVDSLDEPFITALMIGKAAQAHERGIELTVTASGELPPSSLDARDLVTVAGNLLDNAFDAAADSEERHVWADFVAADGELIITVADSGPGIDTEAIDAIFHLGVSAKAAPAGSGGRGFGLVLVRQAVTRLGGDLEVDSDGGAIFTVTLPLTGGGNDGEE
- a CDS encoding response regulator, yielding MAKNDDLRVLIVEDDPMTAEAHADFVRRVPGFVVAGTCLSGHDALEKFEAFGAAGEPVDIVLLDMNLTDSHGLDVAQRMNAKGYGADIIAITAVRHLQVIRSAISSGVTQYLIKPFTFTIFREKLENQRDFRLNLDGAGAGSLATQASVDNALSALRSVSSGRLPKGLIEETLTAISEVVRDASSPVSATEVATTLDLSRVTVRRYLEHLVKTKQAVKQPRHGTPGRPEYEYRWV
- a CDS encoding type IV toxin-antitoxin system AbiEi family antitoxin domain-containing protein, coding for MGYRHDLWEIAAEQHGVVTIAEAEDAGVPAVEVRKLSQRGALQAYGKGVYTHRSVPTTDLTEPAAAVALAGEGAFLERETVLDLLGLGQFNPHRIRVATRRRVRRTLPEWVDLETRMDVPDEDLTHYEGIPATTVRRALVDVHDRIPLERWKTLVEQAFQRELIDNLDVTTSLSTSSRSRV